The window AATCCGGGGCGCCAAGGCCTGAACTGGGCGAAGAGATACGCTGCCTTGTTCATCGGCGGCACCGGATATTCTATCGCTTCGGCGATGACATTGTACTGATCGTTCGCATTCTCCATCACGCGATGGACGAACGCGCGGCGCAGTTGGGCAGACCATGACCGATAACCCCATCCTTTCCCCAATCGCCAGACCGAGGATGCCGATGCGGCGCTGCGGCCCAAGTCGCTCGAGGAGTTCGTCGGGCAGATCGCGGCCAAGGACAACCTGCGCGTCTTTATCGAGAGCGCCAAGTCGCGGCGCGAGGCGATGGACCACACGCTGTTCTTCGGCCCGCCGGGGCTTGGCAAGACCACGCTGGCGCAGATCATCGCGCGCGAACTGGGCGTGGGCTTTCGCGCAACGTCCGGCCCGGTGATCGCCAAGGCGGGCGACCTTGCTGCGCTGCTGACCAATCTGGAGCAGGGCGACGTCCTGTTCATCGACGAGATCCACCGCCTCAATCCGGTGGTCGAGGAAGTGCTCTATCCGGCGATGGAAGACCGTGCGCTCGATCTCATCATCGGCGAGGGGCCGTCGGCACGCTCGGTGCGGATCGATCTGCCGCCGTTCACGCTGGTCGGCGCGACGACGCGGCAGGGTCTGTTGCAGACACCGCTGCGCGACCGTTTCGGCATTCCGGTGCGCCTGCAGTTCTATACTGTCGAGGAACTGGAGAAGGTTGTCGCGCGCGGGGCAGGGTTGCTCGGCATCGGCATCGACCGGGGCGGCGCCACCGAAATCGCACGCCGCGCGCGCGGTACGCCGCGCGTGGCCGGGCGCCTGCTGCGCCGGGTGCGCGACTTTGCGCATGTGGCAGGTTCCGACCTCGTTACCCGCGCCATCGCCGATGATGCGCTGACCCGTCTGGAGATCGATTCGATCGGCCTCGATTCGCAGGACCAC of the Novosphingobium sp. 9 genome contains:
- a CDS encoding type II toxin-antitoxin system RelE/ParE family toxin, which translates into the protein MVEVRLSTAARSDLAAVDAYSARQFGDDVADAYARGFLEAFDLLARHPQSGAPRPELGEEIRCLVHRRHRIFYRFGDDIVLIVRILHHAMDERAAQLGRP
- the ruvB gene encoding Holliday junction branch migration DNA helicase RuvB: MRPKSLEEFVGQIAAKDNLRVFIESAKSRREAMDHTLFFGPPGLGKTTLAQIIARELGVGFRATSGPVIAKAGDLAALLTNLEQGDVLFIDEIHRLNPVVEEVLYPAMEDRALDLIIGEGPSARSVRIDLPPFTLVGATTRQGLLQTPLRDRFGIPVRLQFYTVEELEKVVARGAGLLGIGIDRGGATEIARRARGTPRVAGRLLRRVRDFAHVAGSDLVTRAIADDALTRLEIDSIGLDSQDHRYLRMIAEIYKGGPVGVETLAAGLSEPRDTIEEVIEPYLIQLGMVARTARGRCLNDRGWTHLGMTPPIPPGMAGPQGGLFEGED